One Betaproteobacteria bacterium genomic region harbors:
- a CDS encoding flagellar brake protein, which translates to MAEPNPAPAEAVADEPPVYQFEDMRLKAGDRLQMQLPASVTHERPIVRLIGYLDKQCLLVTAPAGLGLQKPLMEGDRVIARVFMGQGAFGFVSFVDKVIRVPFDYLHLSFPKQIQGLMVRKAPRVKTEIAATVETSSGNAEAHVSNLSATGMLLHSATALGANGDNLSVTLPLNLYDVKTELRLRGRIKAVSSAAIEGGGDEHRCGVEFLDLQPNETLILQSVVHHELAKHPHSVV; encoded by the coding sequence ATGGCCGAACCAAACCCCGCACCGGCTGAAGCCGTTGCAGACGAGCCGCCCGTCTATCAATTCGAGGATATGCGGCTGAAAGCCGGCGACCGGCTGCAAATGCAGTTGCCGGCGAGCGTGACCCACGAAAGGCCCATCGTGCGGCTGATCGGTTATCTCGACAAGCAATGCCTGCTGGTCACCGCACCCGCCGGCCTCGGCTTGCAGAAACCGCTGATGGAAGGCGATCGCGTAATCGCGCGCGTTTTCATGGGACAGGGCGCATTCGGCTTCGTCAGCTTCGTGGACAAAGTCATCCGGGTGCCATTCGATTATCTGCATCTGTCCTTCCCGAAGCAAATCCAGGGCTTGATGGTACGCAAGGCGCCACGGGTAAAAACCGAAATCGCCGCAACGGTCGAGACCTCCTCCGGGAATGCCGAGGCGCACGTCTCAAACTTGTCTGCGACCGGCATGTTGCTGCACTCCGCGACGGCCCTTGGCGCCAATGGCGATAATTTGTCGGTCACGCTGCCGCTGAACCTGTACGACGTCAAAACCGAGCTCAGGCTGCGCGGCAGGATCAAGGCTGTCAGCTCGGCCGCGATCGAGGGTGGGGGCGACGAGCATCGATGCGGCGTGGAGTTTCTGGACCTGCAACCGAACGAAACGCTGATCCTGCAAAGCGTCGTCCATCATGAGCTGGCGAAACATCCCCACAGCGTGGTCTGA
- a CDS encoding phosphomannomutase/phosphoglucomutase — MSAIPSEIFKAYDIRGVVGKTLTPEIAESVGRAIGSQARELGRDKVCIGRDGRLSGPSLSQALARGLQAAGVDVIDVGRVTTPMLYFATHHLQTGSGVMVTGSHNPPDYNGLKMVIAGETLSGEAIQELRKRIESNKLASGNGAYSQNEVAEAYLKRITGDVKLKRKMRIAVDCGNGVPGAFAPDLFRRLGCDVEELFCEVDGNFPNHHPDPSQPENLKDLIAALEKGDAEIGLAFDGDGDRLGVVTKQGKIIFPDRQLMLFAADVLKRNPGAEILFDVKCTRNLAPWIRGHGGKPTMWKTGHSLIKAKMKETGALLAGEMSGHVFFKERWYGFDDGAYAGARLLEILSAVAGIKAAFDTLPDSINTPELQIKLGEGENYALIGKLQKTAKFPTAREVITLDGLRVEYADGFGLARSSNTTPVVVLRFEADDTAALKRIQEDFRRVLQESRPGVQLPF; from the coding sequence ATGTCCGCCATCCCGTCCGAAATCTTCAAGGCTTACGATATCCGTGGCGTCGTCGGCAAGACGCTTACCCCCGAAATCGCCGAGTCGGTTGGCCGCGCGATAGGTTCGCAGGCGCGCGAACTCGGCCGGGACAAGGTCTGCATCGGCCGCGATGGCCGGCTGTCCGGCCCGTCCCTGTCGCAAGCGCTGGCGCGCGGCCTGCAAGCAGCGGGCGTGGATGTCATCGACGTCGGGCGGGTGACCACGCCGATGCTGTATTTCGCGACCCATCATTTGCAGACGGGATCGGGCGTGATGGTGACCGGCAGCCACAATCCGCCGGACTACAACGGACTCAAGATGGTGATCGCGGGAGAAACACTCTCGGGCGAGGCCATCCAGGAACTGCGCAAGCGCATCGAATCGAACAAGCTGGCCTCGGGCAACGGCGCATACAGCCAGAACGAAGTGGCCGAGGCTTATCTGAAGCGCATTACCGGCGACGTCAAACTGAAGAGAAAAATGCGCATCGCGGTAGACTGTGGAAATGGCGTGCCGGGTGCATTCGCCCCGGATCTGTTTCGCCGCCTTGGCTGCGACGTCGAGGAGTTGTTCTGCGAAGTCGACGGTAATTTTCCAAATCACCATCCCGATCCCTCGCAACCGGAGAACCTGAAGGACCTGATCGCCGCGCTTGAAAAAGGCGATGCGGAAATCGGCCTGGCCTTCGATGGCGACGGCGACCGCCTCGGCGTGGTCACCAAGCAGGGTAAGATTATCTTCCCGGACCGGCAATTGATGCTGTTCGCCGCCGACGTGCTGAAGCGCAATCCGGGCGCGGAAATCCTGTTCGACGTCAAGTGCACGCGCAATCTGGCGCCCTGGATTCGTGGTCACGGCGGCAAACCGACGATGTGGAAGACCGGACACTCCCTGATCAAGGCCAAAATGAAGGAAACCGGCGCACTGCTGGCGGGGGAAATGAGCGGCCACGTTTTTTTCAAGGAGCGCTGGTACGGCTTCGACGATGGCGCCTATGCCGGCGCGCGGCTGCTTGAAATCCTGAGCGCCGTTGCCGGTATCAAGGCAGCGTTCGATACACTTCCCGATTCGATCAACACACCCGAACTGCAGATCAAGCTCGGCGAGGGCGAGAACTACGCGCTGATCGGGAAACTGCAGAAGACCGCCAAATTTCCCACGGCACGCGAGGTCATCACGCTGGACGGGTTGCGGGTCGAGTATGCGGACGGTTTCGGCCTGGCGCGTTCGTCGAACACCACGCCGGTGGTGGTGCTGCGCTTCGAAGCAGACGACACGGCCGCACTCAAGCGCATCCAGGAGGATTTCCGTCGCGTGCTGCAGGAAAGCAGGCCGGGCGTGCAACTGCCGTTCTGA
- the alaS gene encoding alanine--tRNA ligase: protein MNSSEIRTRFLEYFERQGHAIVGSSPLVPGNDPTLLFTNAGMVQFKDVFLGQDKRPYVRATTSQRCVRAGGKHNDLENVGYTARHHTFFEMLGNFSFGDYFKRDAIRFAWELLTKEYGLDPNLLWVTVYETDNDAYDVWANDIKVPKERIARIGDKPGGQKFQSDNFWQMGDTGPCGPCTEIFYDHGSGIPGGPPGTPDADGDRYIEIWNLVFMQFNRDESGTMHPLPKPSVDTGMGLERIAAVLQGVHSNYEIDLFQDLIKAAAKVTGAKDLASSSLNVIADHIRACSFLIVDGVIPGNEGRGYVLRRIIRRAIRHGYKLGQNRPFFHKLVAELARVMGDAYPELRVAQQRVTDVLRQEEERFAETLENGMKMLENALHREDRMLDGETVFQLYDTFGFPVDLTADIARERGITLDMAGFESAMSRQREQARAAGKFKTSLGVEYTGDKTRFTGYERLAGEGKVTAIYVDGTAVQEIASGQKAIVVLDATPFYAESGGQVGDKGELVAAGGTFEVADTQKIQAEVFGHHGTLKAGTLKVGDQLEARVDTALRARTMRNHSVTHIMHKALRDVLGPHVQQKGSLVDADKTRFDFAQDKPMTDEEIRRVELLVNDQIMQNVATKAQIMPIEEAKKSGAMMLFGEKYGDEVRVLDIGNSRELCGGTHVSRTGDIGVFKIYSESGVAAGIRRVEATTGVSALAMMMNQLQELHEVARHLRVGPGGGMVEAAVNNLLDEKKALEKELTRLKSKLASSQGDDLAGQAIDVDGAKVLAAKLDGADAKTLRETMDKLKDKLKSAAIVLGAVESGKVTLIAGVTSDLTAKVKAGELVNFVAQQVGGKGGGRADMAQAGGTDPTKLSEALDSVSDWVKQRIAQTPASPAGRGA from the coding sequence ATGAATAGCAGCGAAATCCGCACGCGTTTCCTCGAATATTTCGAGAGGCAGGGCCATGCCATCGTGGGGTCCAGCCCGCTGGTCCCGGGCAACGATCCGACGCTTCTGTTCACCAACGCCGGCATGGTGCAGTTCAAGGATGTGTTCCTCGGCCAGGACAAGCGTCCTTATGTGCGTGCCACCACGTCGCAGCGTTGCGTGCGCGCGGGCGGCAAGCACAACGACCTGGAGAATGTCGGCTATACCGCGCGCCACCACACCTTCTTCGAGATGCTGGGCAATTTCAGTTTCGGCGACTATTTCAAGCGCGACGCCATTCGTTTCGCCTGGGAACTGCTGACGAAGGAATACGGGCTCGATCCGAACCTCCTCTGGGTCACCGTATACGAAACCGACAACGACGCCTACGACGTCTGGGCCAACGACATCAAGGTGCCGAAAGAGCGCATCGCGCGCATCGGCGACAAGCCGGGCGGGCAGAAATTCCAGAGCGACAACTTCTGGCAGATGGGCGACACCGGGCCTTGCGGTCCCTGCACGGAGATCTTTTACGACCATGGGTCCGGCATCCCCGGCGGGCCGCCGGGAACGCCCGACGCCGATGGTGACCGCTACATCGAAATCTGGAATCTGGTGTTCATGCAGTTCAATCGCGACGAGTCCGGCACCATGCATCCGCTGCCGAAACCGTCGGTGGACACCGGCATGGGTCTGGAACGCATCGCCGCGGTGCTGCAAGGCGTGCACAGCAATTACGAAATCGACCTGTTTCAGGACCTCATCAAGGCGGCCGCGAAAGTGACCGGGGCGAAGGACCTTGCGTCGAGTTCCCTGAACGTGATCGCGGACCACATCCGTGCCTGTTCCTTCCTGATCGTAGATGGCGTCATCCCCGGCAACGAAGGCCGCGGTTACGTGCTGCGCCGGATCATCCGGCGTGCGATTCGCCACGGATACAAACTCGGACAGAACCGGCCGTTCTTCCATAAGCTGGTCGCGGAACTCGCGCGCGTGATGGGTGACGCGTATCCCGAGCTGCGCGTCGCGCAGCAGCGCGTCACCGACGTGCTCAGGCAGGAAGAAGAGCGCTTCGCCGAAACCCTGGAAAACGGTATGAAGATGCTGGAGAACGCATTGCACCGCGAAGACAGGATGCTCGACGGGGAAACTGTATTCCAGCTCTACGACACGTTCGGATTTCCGGTCGACCTGACGGCGGACATCGCCCGCGAGCGCGGCATCACCCTGGACATGGCGGGCTTCGAGTCGGCGATGTCACGTCAGCGCGAGCAGGCGCGTGCCGCGGGTAAGTTCAAGACCAGCCTGGGCGTCGAGTACACCGGCGACAAGACGCGCTTTACCGGCTACGAGCGGCTCGCCGGCGAGGGCAAGGTGACGGCGATCTACGTCGACGGAACGGCCGTGCAGGAGATCGCCTCAGGGCAAAAGGCCATCGTGGTGCTGGATGCCACGCCCTTCTACGCCGAGTCCGGCGGCCAGGTGGGTGACAAGGGCGAATTGGTGGCCGCCGGCGGCACATTCGAGGTCGCCGACACGCAGAAGATTCAGGCCGAGGTCTTCGGCCACCACGGCACGCTCAAGGCGGGCACGCTGAAGGTTGGCGACCAGCTCGAGGCGCGGGTGGACACGGCCCTGCGCGCGCGCACCATGCGCAACCATTCGGTCACCCACATCATGCACAAGGCCCTGCGCGACGTGCTGGGTCCGCACGTGCAGCAGAAGGGCTCTCTGGTCGACGCGGACAAGACGCGCTTCGACTTTGCCCAAGACAAGCCGATGACGGACGAGGAAATTCGCAGGGTCGAACTCCTGGTCAATGATCAGATAATGCAAAACGTCGCGACCAAAGCCCAGATCATGCCGATTGAGGAGGCAAAAAAATCAGGCGCCATGATGCTGTTCGGCGAGAAATATGGCGACGAGGTGCGTGTGCTGGACATTGGCAACTCACGCGAACTGTGTGGCGGTACGCATGTGTCACGCACCGGCGATATCGGCGTGTTCAAGATCTATTCGGAAAGCGGGGTCGCTGCGGGAATTCGCCGCGTTGAGGCCACCACCGGTGTGAGCGCGCTCGCAATGATGATGAACCAGCTGCAGGAATTGCACGAAGTCGCCAGGCATCTCAGGGTGGGACCCGGAGGTGGAATGGTGGAAGCAGCGGTAAACAATCTTCTAGATGAGAAGAAGGCGCTGGAAAAGGAGCTCACACGCCTCAAGTCCAAACTCGCGAGTTCGCAGGGCGATGATCTTGCTGGGCAGGCGATTGACGTGGACGGAGCAAAGGTGCTGGCTGCGAAGCTGGACGGCGCAGACGCGAAAACGCTGCGTGAAACAATGGACAAGCTCAAGGACAAGCTCAAGTCGGCGGCCATCGTGCTTGGCGCCGTCGAAAGCGGGAAGGTCACGCTGATCGCAGGTGTCACGTCCGACCTCACCGCGAAAGTGAAGGCGGGCGAGCTCGTCAATTTCGTCGCACAGCAGGTAGGCGGCAAGGGTGGGGGAAGAGCGGACATGGCGCAGGCCGGCGGAACGGACCCGACGAAATTGTCCGAGGCGCTGGACAGCGTGAGCGACTGGGTGAAGCAGAGAATCGCTCAAACGCCGGCATCGCCGGCCGGGAGGGGAGCATGA
- the recA gene encoding recombinase RecA: protein MDENRSKALAAALSQIEKQFGKGSIMRLGEKDIAKDVEVVSTGSLGLDLALGIGGLPRGRIVEIYGPESSGKTTLTLSVIAQMQKIGGTAAFIDAEHALDPQYAQKLGCNVSELLISQPDNGEQALEIADMLVRSGSVDVVVVDSVAALTPKAEIEGEMGEPQMGLQARLMSQALRKLTANIKRSNTLVIFINQIRMKIGVMFGNPETTTGGNALKFYASVRIDIRRIGSIKKGEEVVGNETRAKVVKNKVAPPFRQAEFDILYGEGISLEGELIELGVLYKMIEKSGAWYSYGKDRIGQGKDNTREFLKEHPEIAREIETKIRAHVAEKPLAQVVKAE, encoded by the coding sequence ATGGACGAAAATCGAAGCAAGGCACTTGCCGCCGCCCTTTCCCAGATCGAAAAACAGTTCGGCAAGGGCTCGATCATGCGCCTTGGCGAAAAGGACATAGCCAAGGATGTGGAAGTGGTTTCCACCGGCTCGCTGGGCCTGGACCTGGCACTTGGCATCGGCGGTCTGCCGCGCGGGCGCATCGTGGAAATCTACGGACCGGAGTCCTCGGGCAAGACCACGCTGACCTTGTCGGTCATCGCGCAGATGCAGAAAATCGGCGGAACCGCTGCGTTCATCGACGCCGAGCACGCGCTCGATCCGCAATATGCGCAGAAGCTCGGTTGCAACGTTTCCGAGCTGCTGATCTCGCAGCCTGACAACGGTGAGCAGGCGCTGGAGATCGCCGACATGCTGGTGCGTTCCGGATCGGTGGACGTCGTGGTGGTCGACTCGGTTGCGGCACTGACCCCGAAAGCGGAAATCGAAGGCGAGATGGGCGAGCCGCAGATGGGCCTGCAGGCGCGGCTGATGTCTCAGGCCCTGCGAAAACTGACCGCCAACATCAAGCGTTCCAACACGCTGGTGATTTTCATCAACCAGATCCGCATGAAGATCGGTGTCATGTTCGGCAACCCCGAAACCACGACCGGAGGCAATGCCCTGAAATTCTATGCCTCCGTGCGCATCGACATCCGCCGCATTGGCTCGATCAAGAAGGGCGAGGAGGTGGTCGGCAACGAGACCCGCGCCAAGGTGGTGAAGAACAAGGTGGCGCCGCCGTTTCGCCAGGCTGAATTCGACATTCTCTACGGCGAGGGCATTTCACTCGAAGGCGAGCTCATCGAACTGGGCGTGCTCTATAAGATGATCGAGAAATCCGGCGCCTGGTACAGCTACGGCAAGGATCGCATTGGCCAGGGCAAGGACAACACCCGGGAATTCCTCAAGGAACACCCTGAGATCGCCAGGGAGATCGAGACCAAGATTCGCGCCCACGTTGCCGAAAAGCCGTTGGCGCAGGTTGTCAAAGCGGAGTAG
- a CDS encoding nuclear transport factor 2 family protein gives MTKNCATPQDAEQAFYRAFEHADLVEMMAVWAEEEDIVCVHPGGGRHSGLVEVRESWRQIFSQGPRLRFRLAGNRVFAGRMLSVHSVYEHVAVAGDPRPANPVLSTNIYLLTDRGWRMLVHHASPLAPEAAPQEAPPSVLH, from the coding sequence ATCACCAAAAATTGCGCCACGCCGCAGGACGCGGAGCAGGCGTTTTATCGCGCCTTCGAACATGCCGACCTGGTCGAGATGATGGCGGTATGGGCCGAGGAAGAAGACATCGTCTGCGTCCATCCGGGAGGCGGACGCCACAGCGGCCTGGTCGAAGTGCGCGAATCCTGGCGGCAGATTTTTTCCCAAGGGCCGCGCCTGCGCTTCCGGCTTGCGGGAAACCGCGTCTTCGCCGGACGCATGCTGTCGGTACACAGCGTATACGAACATGTGGCAGTGGCGGGCGATCCGCGACCAGCCAATCCGGTCCTCTCCACGAACATCTATCTGCTCACCGATCGCGGTTGGCGCATGCTGGTCCATCACGCGTCGCCGCTCGCGCCCGAAGCCGCGCCGCAGGAAGCACCGCCGTCCGTCCTTCACTGA
- a CDS encoding SRPBCC family protein, with the protein MNGLAYWMAGLSLAASSLSAFADALELTIFHTITIDAPAEQVWAMAGDFGGIQRWAPGTESSRLILHERNETGAIRVLRRRSDGTQVTEKLLDYDPDNRRMAYTYVDGVVRASDYYSELMSRMPVTAVRSSSGAGASSGSLTGPSSLPKDRTTRRRWIF; encoded by the coding sequence ATGAACGGACTGGCATACTGGATGGCGGGACTGTCGCTCGCCGCAAGCTCGTTATCCGCGTTCGCGGATGCGCTGGAACTGACCATCTTCCACACGATCACGATCGACGCGCCAGCGGAACAAGTGTGGGCGATGGCGGGCGATTTCGGCGGCATTCAGCGCTGGGCGCCGGGCACCGAATCCAGCCGCCTGATATTGCACGAGCGCAACGAAACCGGCGCGATCCGTGTGTTGCGACGTCGCAGCGACGGCACCCAGGTCACGGAAAAGCTGCTCGACTACGATCCCGACAACCGGCGCATGGCCTATACCTACGTGGATGGCGTGGTGCGGGCATCCGACTACTACTCGGAATTGATGTCAAGGATGCCGGTGACGGCCGTTCGATCGTCGAGTGGCGCGGGCGCTTCAAGCGGCTCGCTTACTGGACCGAGCAGCCTCCCGAAGGACAGGACGACAAGGCGGCGCTGGATTTTCTGA
- a CDS encoding HDOD domain-containing protein, whose amino-acid sequence MLAASAPKKINRFEIQRTLGAGAQGTVYLARDTRLNRRVAIKTPVVGGKAEEHRRRVDTLLAEARMVSQLSHPNVVPLFDAGEESELPFLVFEYVEGTVLSQMIKRERRLSPSRAVAIAVELLAALGYAHHKGVMHRDIKPGNIMLTADGGTRVMDFGIAQRIADNTPDTPDGLRGTPCYLAPEYVNSGLYTPRCDLYSAGVVLYEMLTGRPAVNGRNVFEILHRAANESIAAPSTLNPEVDEKLDDLVFKALAPQPERRYASAEEMEEALREYLDPAASADGPGADASGTLEFLLRRMRHKSDFPALSNTISTINRVTGSADENASALSNTILKDFALTNKLLRLVNTAYFGQYGGTISTVSRAVVILGFDRIRSVAMTLMLMEHLQNKAQAAQLKEDVVAGYFSGLLARELVAKANIRDGEEAFICTVFHDLGRLLARFYLVEEALQIDRLVEQGTADEKQASLKVLGISFEELGVGVARAWNFPERMVQSMRKLPDEQVRRPSGAEDRLRAIAELSSNLCATLRESDARARDQRMHALVAKFGKGLNVTPQTLETAIQQSMLDLKRDAAALDLRAADGFLARVALAVKAEKPTAGQTRTDQLQTAIEHATLTTPVAALPEEGAPRESNRKALLTAGIQDITNALVSDYQLNDVLRIILEAMYRGMGFTRVLLCVRDPSTHTLKGRFGFGANIDEIIRKGFGIPIGGSRDVFQAAITNGADILIEDTEAESIRSHVPDWFRKLIPAQSFVLFPILINKKPIGMLYGDADAAGRLKIPADELALLKTLRNQAVLAIRQHSS is encoded by the coding sequence ATGTTGGCCGCGTCCGCTCCAAAAAAAATCAATCGCTTCGAGATTCAGCGCACCCTCGGCGCGGGCGCGCAGGGGACGGTCTACCTGGCCCGCGACACCCGGCTCAACAGACGAGTCGCGATCAAGACACCCGTGGTCGGCGGCAAGGCGGAGGAGCACCGGCGCCGCGTCGATACCCTGCTGGCCGAGGCGCGCATGGTCAGCCAGCTTTCGCATCCGAACGTGGTCCCACTGTTCGATGCGGGCGAGGAAAGCGAACTGCCCTTCCTGGTGTTCGAATACGTCGAGGGCACCGTGCTTTCGCAGATGATCAAGCGCGAGCGCCGCCTGTCACCGTCGCGCGCCGTCGCGATCGCAGTCGAACTGCTCGCCGCACTCGGTTACGCCCATCACAAGGGTGTGATGCACCGGGACATCAAGCCCGGCAACATCATGCTGACCGCCGACGGCGGCACGCGGGTCATGGACTTCGGCATTGCCCAGCGGATCGCCGACAACACCCCTGACACGCCGGACGGCTTGCGCGGCACGCCCTGCTATCTCGCGCCGGAATACGTGAACAGCGGCCTCTACACGCCAAGATGCGACCTCTATTCGGCCGGCGTCGTGCTCTACGAGATGCTGACCGGCCGGCCCGCGGTGAACGGCCGCAACGTCTTCGAGATCCTGCACCGCGCCGCCAACGAGTCCATCGCCGCGCCCTCCACGCTGAATCCCGAGGTCGACGAAAAGCTCGACGACCTGGTGTTCAAGGCACTGGCACCGCAACCGGAACGCCGCTACGCCAGTGCCGAGGAAATGGAAGAGGCGTTGCGCGAATACCTGGACCCCGCCGCCTCCGCCGACGGTCCCGGCGCAGACGCCAGCGGCACGCTCGAGTTCCTGCTGCGGCGAATGCGCCACAAGAGCGACTTCCCGGCGCTGTCCAACACCATCAGCACGATCAACCGCGTCACCGGATCGGCCGATGAAAATGCATCCGCGCTGTCCAACACCATCCTCAAGGATTTCGCACTGACCAACAAGCTGTTGCGGCTGGTCAACACTGCTTACTTCGGACAGTACGGCGGCACCATCAGCACCGTGTCGCGGGCCGTCGTCATACTCGGCTTCGACCGCATCCGCAGCGTGGCGATGACCCTGATGCTGATGGAGCATCTGCAGAACAAGGCCCAGGCCGCGCAGTTGAAGGAAGACGTCGTAGCGGGCTACTTCAGCGGACTGCTGGCGCGCGAACTTGTCGCCAAGGCCAACATCCGCGACGGCGAGGAGGCTTTCATCTGCACCGTGTTCCACGATCTCGGCCGGTTGCTGGCACGCTTCTATCTCGTGGAAGAAGCGCTGCAGATCGATCGCCTGGTGGAACAGGGCACCGCCGACGAGAAGCAGGCGTCGCTGAAAGTGCTGGGCATCAGCTTCGAGGAACTGGGCGTTGGCGTGGCCCGTGCCTGGAATTTTCCTGAACGCATGGTGCAGAGCATGCGCAAGCTGCCGGACGAGCAGGTGCGCCGGCCGTCAGGCGCCGAAGATCGGTTGCGTGCAATTGCGGAACTGAGTTCGAACCTTTGCGCCACCCTTCGCGAATCCGATGCGCGGGCACGCGACCAGCGCATGCACGCGCTGGTCGCCAAGTTCGGCAAGGGTCTGAATGTCACCCCGCAGACCCTGGAGACTGCAATCCAGCAATCGATGCTCGATCTCAAGCGCGATGCGGCCGCGCTCGATCTGCGCGCGGCGGATGGTTTCCTGGCCCGTGTCGCCCTGGCGGTAAAAGCGGAAAAACCGACCGCGGGACAAACGCGGACCGATCAATTGCAGACCGCCATCGAGCACGCAACGCTGACGACACCGGTGGCCGCCCTGCCGGAAGAAGGCGCGCCACGGGAATCAAACCGCAAAGCGCTGCTCACGGCCGGCATCCAGGACATCACCAACGCCCTGGTCAGCGACTATCAGTTGAATGATGTCCTGCGCATCATCCTCGAAGCGATGTACCGCGGCATGGGTTTTACGCGTGTTCTGCTATGCGTGCGCGATCCATCCACCCATACCCTCAAGGGACGCTTCGGCTTCGGCGCGAACATAGACGAGATCATTCGCAAGGGTTTCGGCATCCCGATCGGCGGCTCGCGCGACGTGTTCCAGGCAGCCATCACCAATGGCGCAGATATTCTGATAGAAGACACCGAAGCGGAGAGCATCCGTTCGCATGTTCCGGACTGGTTCCGAAAACTGATTCCGGCGCAGTCGTTCGTGCTGTTTCCTATCCTCATCAACAAGAAACCGATTGGGATGCTGTACGGCGACGCGGACGCCG
- the recX gene encoding recombination regulator RecX, which produces MPARPLSLRARALKALARREHSRQELQAKLQPFAEDPDEIEPLLDDLEKRGWLSEARFVEHTTTVRRRRFGAARILHELREKGVSDAALVAAQSQLKDSEVEAARAVWKKKFGSLPTTLEERARQSRFLASRGFSAEIVHAVLKKSCED; this is translated from the coding sequence TTGCCGGCGCGACCGCTCAGCCTGCGCGCCCGCGCGCTGAAAGCCCTGGCGCGGCGCGAACATTCCCGGCAGGAACTGCAGGCCAAGCTGCAACCCTTTGCCGAAGATCCGGACGAAATCGAGCCCCTGCTCGACGATCTGGAAAAGCGCGGCTGGCTGTCCGAGGCGCGCTTCGTCGAGCACACAACCACCGTGCGCAGGCGCAGGTTCGGGGCGGCCCGCATCCTTCACGAACTGCGCGAAAAGGGTGTGTCTGACGCCGCACTCGTGGCAGCGCAATCCCAGTTGAAGGACAGCGAGGTCGAAGCGGCGCGCGCGGTGTGGAAAAAGAAATTCGGCAGCCTGCCCACGACGCTGGAAGAGCGCGCCAGGCAGTCGCGATTCCTCGCCAGCCGGGGATTTTCGGCCGAGATCGTGCATGCGGTGCTGAAGAAATCGTGCGAAGATTGA
- a CDS encoding hydrolase — translation MRPYRAPWWLPGGHLQTIYPYFLLKRRPPPYRRERWETPDGDFIDLDWVDESADRAPLMALFHGLEGGSGSHYATALMRAAARRHWRGVVIHFRGCSGEPNWLPRAYHSGDADEIAWILRRLRALNPAIPLFAAGVSLGGNALLKWLGRSQASARGIIDAAAAVSAPVDLMTAGDLLGTGVNRLYGHHFLQTLKRKSLAKLERFPALYAAHVVRNARTLREFDNVVTAPLHGYLDTDDYWTRASSKPDLGGIAVPTLIVHARNDPFLPGRYLPAASEVSASVTLDLPEGGGHTGFASGPFPGHLDWLPERLLAFFSEKITTKRQSARQ, via the coding sequence ATGCGGCCCTACCGTGCGCCCTGGTGGCTGCCGGGCGGCCACCTGCAGACAATCTATCCGTATTTCCTGCTCAAGCGCCGTCCGCCGCCTTATCGTCGCGAACGCTGGGAAACGCCGGACGGCGACTTCATCGATCTCGACTGGGTGGACGAAAGCGCCGATCGCGCGCCGCTGATGGCGTTGTTCCACGGCCTCGAAGGCGGTTCGGGCAGTCACTATGCGACCGCGCTGATGCGTGCGGCTGCGCGCCGCCACTGGCGCGGCGTCGTCATCCATTTCCGCGGCTGCAGCGGCGAACCTAACTGGTTGCCGCGCGCCTATCACTCCGGAGACGCCGACGAGATCGCCTGGATACTGCGGCGCCTGCGCGCACTCAATCCCGCGATCCCGTTATTTGCGGCCGGCGTATCGCTCGGTGGCAATGCGTTGCTGAAATGGCTCGGACGCAGCCAAGCGTCCGCACGCGGAATTATCGATGCGGCGGCGGCCGTTTCGGCGCCAGTGGACCTGATGACGGCGGGAGACTTGCTGGGCACCGGCGTGAACCGGCTGTACGGCCATCATTTCCTGCAAACGCTGAAGAGAAAAAGCCTCGCGAAGCTGGAACGTTTCCCGGCCCTGTACGCAGCACACGTCGTGCGAAACGCGCGCACTCTTCGCGAATTCGACAACGTCGTGACAGCGCCTTTGCACGGTTACCTGGATACCGACGACTACTGGACGCGCGCGAGCAGCAAACCCGATCTCGGTGGCATCGCAGTGCCGACGCTGATCGTGCACGCGCGCAACGACCCCTTTCTGCCCGGCCGCTATCTGCCCGCAGCCAGCGAAGTCTCGGCCAGCGTCACCCTGGATTTACCGGAGGGCGGCGGACATACCGGGTTCGCATCGGGGCCCTTTCCGGGCCACCTCGACTGGTTGCCGGAGCGGCTGCTGGCCTTCTTTTCCGAAAAAATCACGACAAAGAGGCAATCGGCTCGCCAGTAA